A genomic window from Microbacterium sp. ET2 includes:
- a CDS encoding ATP-binding cassette domain-containing protein: MCRSPCTPARCWESADSRARDAASLLRLIAGAQRHTAGEIAVGDAVLPRRGGVGRALEAGIALVPEERRSQGVILGASIQDNITLANLGTVSSAGYVAGARVADIAKRGIADLRIKARSPRQHVSELSGGNQQKVVLAKMLARNPRVLLMDEPTRGIDVGTKAEIYRLIRQLAAQGTAVIAVSSELPELIGMSDRIIILHEGRVSGEVPAEGADDEILLSYCYGKAV; this comes from the coding sequence ATGTGTCGTTCACCGTGCACGCCGGCGAGGTGCTGGGAATCGGCGGACTCGCGGGCTCGGGACGCAGCGAGCCTGCTGCGTCTCATCGCCGGGGCGCAGCGCCACACCGCCGGCGAGATCGCCGTCGGCGACGCGGTCCTCCCGCGCCGCGGCGGTGTCGGTCGTGCCCTCGAGGCGGGGATCGCCCTCGTCCCCGAGGAGCGCCGCAGCCAGGGAGTGATCCTCGGGGCTTCCATCCAGGACAACATCACCCTGGCGAACCTCGGCACAGTCAGCTCCGCCGGCTACGTCGCCGGGGCCCGCGTCGCCGACATCGCCAAACGCGGTATCGCCGACCTCCGCATCAAGGCCCGCAGCCCCCGCCAGCACGTCAGCGAGCTCTCCGGCGGCAACCAGCAGAAGGTGGTGCTCGCCAAGATGCTCGCCCGCAACCCGCGGGTGCTGCTGATGGACGAGCCCACCCGCGGAATCGACGTCGGGACGAAGGCGGAGATCTACCGCCTCATCCGTCAGCTCGCCGCCCAGGGCACCGCCGTCATCGCGGTGAGCTCCGAACTCCCCGAACTCATCGGGATGAGCGACCGCATCATCATCCTCCACGAGGGTCGCGTCTCGGGAGAGGTCCCGGCCGAGGGCGCCGATGACGAGATCCTCCTGTCCTACTGCTACGGAAAGGCGGTCTGA
- a CDS encoding ABC transporter permease, with translation MTTTEKERTGAVMVAGHARNVGTRLMQGGTVVALVLLVVFFFAMRPDVFLTFTNVRNILYQVSILAIIAGAQTLVMVVGDFDLSVAATSALAGAVAASLMLQGVPVMPAIAIALFVGLLIGMVNGALVAFLNLSAFVATLATMTSVIGLAFLVTQGTTLFNLPPEFNALGQGRFLEIPLPVFIAIAISAVLWFILRYTTLGRRWYAIGGNAEVSRLSGVNVKRARFLAFSAAGLVAAVGGVLLAARLGSASAIQGEDNLMFSVAAVFLGMTIVRSGAANIVGTMVGVAIIGVMSNGLNILGVNAYVQQVVTGIIIIAAVTLSSFKNRER, from the coding sequence ATGACCACCACGGAAAAAGAGCGCACCGGCGCCGTCATGGTCGCCGGTCACGCCCGCAACGTCGGCACCCGGCTCATGCAGGGCGGCACCGTCGTCGCCCTCGTGCTCCTGGTCGTCTTCTTCTTCGCCATGCGGCCCGACGTCTTCCTGACCTTCACCAACGTCCGCAACATCCTCTATCAGGTGTCGATCCTGGCGATCATCGCCGGCGCGCAGACGCTCGTCATGGTCGTCGGCGACTTCGACCTGTCGGTCGCGGCGACCTCGGCGCTGGCGGGCGCCGTGGCGGCATCCCTCATGCTCCAGGGTGTTCCGGTGATGCCGGCGATCGCGATCGCGCTCTTCGTCGGACTTCTCATCGGCATGGTCAATGGGGCGCTCGTGGCGTTCCTCAACCTCTCGGCGTTCGTGGCGACACTGGCGACGATGACCTCCGTCATCGGCCTCGCCTTCCTCGTGACGCAGGGGACGACGCTGTTCAACCTGCCCCCCGAGTTCAACGCCCTCGGCCAGGGACGGTTCCTGGAGATCCCGCTCCCGGTCTTCATCGCCATCGCCATCTCGGCGGTGCTGTGGTTCATCCTCCGCTACACCACGCTCGGTCGTCGCTGGTATGCGATCGGCGGCAACGCCGAGGTCTCGCGCCTCTCGGGCGTGAACGTCAAACGCGCACGATTCCTCGCCTTCTCGGCGGCCGGCCTCGTCGCCGCCGTCGGCGGAGTGCTCCTGGCTGCGCGGCTGGGAAGCGCCAGCGCCATCCAGGGCGAGGACAACCTCATGTTCTCCGTCGCCGCGGTCTTCCTCGGCATGACCATCGTCCGCTCGGGTGCCGCCAACATCGTCGGCACCATGGTCGGCGTCGCCATCATCGGCGTCATGAGCAACGGACTGAACATCCTCGGTGTGAACGCCTACGTGCAGCAGGTCGTCACCGGCATCATCATCATCGCCGCGGTCACCCTCAGCTCGTTCAAGAACCGAGAACGCTAG
- a CDS encoding sugar ABC transporter substrate-binding protein translates to MRNRIRAFAVLAVASALALAGCAGGSDGGGGDAGGGGGGDEPLRVVAFTSGNQTPIGAWWVKAVEEQADELGWELTMVQGDFDFQKMNPAVESAIGQGADLVYNGYTDVASIGSIVTAVKDAGIPMFAIDAGVEPTDAYALNITTDQQGIVDQTMGAISDAIGGLEGKNIMVIGHDPHAGIRTRAALAAEAVEAAGATLAGGEIQQVVSPATGRTEALALVADYLSANPDGLDAVWVGWDDAALGAVQAVTEAGADVAVTGVDATSEAIAAVKAGTMTATVEQPWPLINEAVLEAIAQWRSSGSAPSNNFEEEATTLVTTENADDITPSDQLG, encoded by the coding sequence GTGCGTAACAGAATCAGGGCATTCGCAGTCCTCGCCGTGGCCAGCGCCCTCGCGCTCGCCGGATGCGCCGGTGGCTCGGACGGAGGCGGAGGCGACGCCGGCGGCGGCGGTGGTGGCGACGAGCCGCTGCGCGTCGTCGCCTTCACCTCCGGCAACCAGACGCCCATCGGCGCCTGGTGGGTCAAGGCCGTCGAGGAGCAGGCCGACGAGCTCGGTTGGGAGCTCACGATGGTGCAGGGCGACTTCGACTTCCAGAAGATGAACCCCGCCGTGGAGAGCGCCATCGGACAGGGCGCCGACCTCGTCTACAACGGCTACACCGATGTCGCCTCGATCGGCTCGATCGTGACTGCGGTGAAGGATGCCGGCATCCCGATGTTCGCCATCGACGCCGGCGTCGAGCCCACCGACGCCTACGCGCTGAACATCACCACCGACCAGCAGGGCATCGTCGACCAGACCATGGGCGCGATCTCCGACGCCATCGGCGGTCTCGAAGGCAAGAACATCATGGTGATCGGTCACGACCCGCACGCCGGGATCCGCACCCGCGCCGCGCTCGCCGCCGAAGCGGTCGAGGCCGCCGGCGCCACGCTCGCCGGCGGCGAGATCCAGCAGGTCGTCTCGCCGGCCACGGGCCGCACCGAAGCCCTGGCGCTGGTCGCCGACTACCTGTCGGCGAACCCCGACGGCCTCGACGCCGTCTGGGTCGGCTGGGACGACGCAGCCCTGGGCGCCGTGCAGGCGGTGACCGAGGCCGGTGCCGACGTCGCCGTCACAGGCGTGGATGCCACGAGCGAGGCGATCGCGGCGGTGAAGGCCGGCACGATGACCGCCACGGTGGAGCAGCCCTGGCCGTTGATCAACGAGGCCGTCCTGGAGGCGATCGCCCAGTGGCGCTCGTCGGGTTCGGCGCCGTCGAACAACTTCGAGGAGGAGGCCACGACGCTGGTCACCACCGAGAACGCCGACGACATCACCCCCTCCGACCAGCTCGGCTGA